The following are encoded in a window of Scophthalmus maximus strain ysfricsl-2021 chromosome 2, ASM2237912v1, whole genome shotgun sequence genomic DNA:
- the LOC118300980 gene encoding olfactory receptor 52D1-like: MDNTTALTFTMTAYAVMENYKYWMFVVFLLLYLIIICLNVLLISVIHQNKDLHQPMNLFPCMLSINEIYGSTALLPTILSVLLSEPHEISVKWCMAQVYFLHTYASAEFCILAVMGYDRYIAICKPLHYHSIMSLSTAGKLVALAVIYPVVVFGSFYSLTIQLRFCGKVMPKMYCVNMELVKNSCSPASYISIVGLFLLLLLVVPQVLIIVFSYAQISRVCRKLSRESQRNALKTCVPHLLSLVNYTIASLFEIIQTRFDMSHVAVEARIFLSLYFVILPPITNPVLYGLGTQMVRVQLLKLFIRYKMLQTLLAKAVTAASV; the protein is encoded by the coding sequence ATGGACAACACGACAGCACTGACATTCACAATGACGGCATATGCTGTCATGGAAAACTACAAGTATTGGATGTTTGTTGTATTCCTCCTGCtttatcttattattatctGTTTGAATGTGCTGCTCATTTCTGTCATACACCAAAACAAAGATTTGCATCAGCCTATGAATTTGTTCCCGTGTATGTTATCCATCAATGAAATATATGGCAGTACTGCGTTGCTCCCCACCATTCTGTCTGTGCTCTTATCTGAGCCACATGAAATAAGCGTGAAGTGGTGTATGGCTCAAGTCTATTTCCTACACACGTATGCAAGTGCTGAGTTTTGTATTTTAGCTGTTATGGGATACGACAGATATATTGCCATCTGTAAACCACTACATTACCACAGCATCATGTCTCTTTCGACGGCAGGCAAGCTTGTTGCATTGGCAGTTATATATCCGGTTGTTGTGTTTGGAAGCTTTTACTCACTAACTATACAGCTGAGATTCTGTGGAAAAGTCATGCCGAAAATGTACTGTGTGAACATGGAACTGGTCAAAAATTCGTGTTCACCTGCATCTTACATAAGTATCGtgggtctttttcttcttctgctcttaGTTGTGCCTCAGGtactgattattgttttttcttatgcACAAATTTCAAGAGTATGTCGTAAATTGTCAAGAGAATCTCAACGCAATGCTCTGAAAACTTGTGTCCCacatttattatcattagtGAACTACACCATCGCTTCCCTTTTTGAAATTATCCAAACTAGATTTGACATGAGTCATGTTGCTGTTGAGGCAAGGATATTCCTGTCTTTATACTTTGTCATCCTTCCACCAATTACCAACCCAGTGCTGTATGGTCTCGGTACTCAAATGGTAAGAGTTCAACTACTGAAACTGTTTATCAGATATAAGATGCTGCAAACACTGTTAGCAAAGGCAGTGACTGCAGCTTCAGTATAG
- the LOC118301637 gene encoding olfactory receptor 52Z1-like, whose product MDNFSEVTSFFMSDYNELKEMKPVYFCMFLIIYIVIIAENVALICVIYREKSLHEPMYLLLCNLAVNALYGSTALLPAVLSILLSHSYEITLPLCQTQIYAVHTFGMTEFTILAVMSYDRYVAICYPLPYHAIMSQRLVKLIVFMWLYPLLAFLIVFSFTLDLRFCNRNIEKLYCFNYILVKLACTDTSAVNIVGLLSVGLYTLPLLVMIFYSYGHILRICALSFSKSRFKALKTCTPHLLAIINYSIGCFLEIAQSRFNISSMPHGLRLFLSIYFLIFPPILNPAIYGLSIQRIRVRLFRLFSRKSRQVQFM is encoded by the coding sequence ATGGATAATTTCTCTGAGGTGACttcttttttcatgtctgaTTACAATGAATTGAAGGAGATGAAGCCAGTGTACTTCTGTATGTTTCtgattatatatattgttataattGCTGAAAATGTGGCATTAATCTGTGTGATCTATCGTGAAAAAAGCCTGCATGAGCCGATGTATTTGCTGCTGTGTAACCTGGCTGTGAATGCTCTGTATGGAAGCACTGCCTTGCTGCCAGCAGTGCTTAGCATCCTGCTGTCACACTCATATGAGATAACGCTACCACTATGTCAGACGCAGATCTACGCTGTACACACATTTGGCATGACTGAATTCACAATTCTAGCAGTGATGAGTTATGACAGATATGTGGCCATTTGTTACCCACTGCCATATCATGCAATAATGTCACAGAGGCTTGTTAAACTCATTGTTTTCATGTGGCTTTACCCGTTGCTGGcgtttttaattgttttcagtttcactCTTGACCTGAGGTTTTGTAACAGAAATATAGAAAAGCTGTACTGTTTTAATTACATACTGGTGAAACTTGCTTGTACAGATACCTCTGCTGTTAACATAGTTGGCCTACTCTCTGTAGGTTTATATACACTTCCACTGCTTGTGATGATCTTTTATTCATATGGACACATCCTAAGGATATGTGCGTTGTCCTTCAGCAAATCCAGGTTCAAAGCCCTGAAGACTTGCACCCCCCACCTACTAGCAATAATTAACTACTCTATCGGATGCTTTTTAGAAATAGCACAGAGTCGATTCAATATTAGTAGCATGCCTCATGGACTGAGGTTGTTTTTATCTATTTACTTTTTGATTTTTCCTCCCATCCTTAATCCAGCAATCTATGGTTTGAGTATCCAAAGAATAAGAGTACGACTGTTTAGGCTTTTCAGCAGAAAAAGTAGGCAAGTACAATTTATGTAG
- the rnf167 gene encoding E3 ubiquitin-protein ligase RNF167, with protein MVHIGVWRVRAQLNVAILVFCCLLVPSTTHAYIYAHYSNMTSMLFEDLPALFGSPLPKEGLMGVLVVSRPLNGCTAIDPPPPLPPSFDANTTKSIVLIRRYDCNFDIKVLHAQQAGYDAAVIHNMYSDTLLNMNYSNDTIAEEIEISSVFTSYYASQILRNFIIPEQGAYVILKPEFSFPLSYYLIPFTGVVGMIILVMFVVLVIRCVRYRKRLRKNRLSKEQLKRIPIHRFSKGDDYDLCAICLDEYEEGEKLRVLPCAHAYHCKCVDPWLTQTKKTCPVCKQRVTRNNTEHSESESEEETGRREEERTTGEADSERTPLLRPSNPGSPSGSLGAYSATTTTTTAQCLASPAHCDSPILGYEGFSSPEEETDSESEDTVEERHHTDDDTAQLIGRDTVEV; from the exons ATGGTGCACATTGGTGTGTGGCGCGTGAGAGCTCAACTGAATGTCGCCATACTGGTTTTCTGCTGCCTCCTGGTGCCCTCAACCACACATGCCTACATCTATGCT CACTATAGCAATATGACCTCCATGTTGTTTGAGGACCTACCTGCCTTGTTTGGATCTCCGCTTCCCAAGGAAGGGCTAATG GGAGTTTTGGTGGTGTCCCGCCCACTTAATGGCTGCACAGCAAtagatcctcctcctccattgcCACCATCATTTGATGCTAACACCACCAAATCCATTGTTCTCATCAGACGCTATGATTGCAATTTTGATATAAAG gtctTGCATGCACAGCAAGCTGGATATGATGCTGCAGTCATTCACAACATGTATTCTGACACTCTGCTCAATATGAACTACAGCAATG ACACTATTGCAGAAGAGATTGAAATCTCTTCAGTCTTCACCAGCTACTATGCCTCCCAAATTCTCAGGAATTTTATAATTCCAGAACAAGG GGCATATGTGATCCTCAAGCCAGAGTTTTCTTTTCCACTCTCATACTACCTTATTCCCTTCACTGGAGTAGTTGGCATGATCATTCTTGTGATGTTTGTTGTCTTG GTAATACGATGTGTGCGATATAGAAAAAGGTTGCGGAAAAATCGTTTGTCCAAAGAACAACTGAAGCGGATTCCAATCCACAGGTTCAGTAAAG GGGATGACTATGATCTTTGTGCAATATGTTTGGATGAGtatgaagaaggagaaaagctGCGAGTTTTACCTTGTGCCCAtg CATATCACTGCAAGTGTGTCGACCCGTGGCTCACGCAGACCAAGAAGACTTGTCCTGTGTGCAAACAGCGGGTCACTCGAAACAACACTGAgcactctgagtctgagtctgaggaGGAAACTGGACGTCGGGAGGAGGAAAGAACCACGGGTGAAGCAGATTCGGAGCGCACTCCTCTTCTTCGGCCCTCCAACCCGGGTTCCCCCTCGGGGAGCCTGGGGGCCTATTCAGCTACCACCACGACCACTACTGCCCAGTGCCTCGCCTCTCCTGCACACTGCGACTCTCCCATCTTGGGTTACGAAGGCTTCTCCTCCCCTGAGGAGGAAACGGACTcagaaagtgaggacacggTAGAGGAAAGGCATCACACCGATGACGACACTGCTCAGCTCATCGGTAGGGATACAGTGGAGGTCTGA